From the Takifugu flavidus isolate HTHZ2018 chromosome 12, ASM371156v2, whole genome shotgun sequence genome, one window contains:
- the triap1 gene encoding TP53-regulated inhibitor of apoptosis 1 isoform X1, with protein sequence MMKICKIGGFVLISPVRLSSSWCNARFQTAKLLSREIWAKGGTQVNISAGPGAEAADPPTFRLVVSVSARSSEMNSVGEACTDLKREYDQCFNRWFAEKFLKGDRSGDPCTDSFRKYQHCVQKAIKEKDIPIEGVDFMGPNKDKPEG encoded by the exons ATGATGAAAATTTGTAAAATAGGTGGGTTCGTTTTGATTAGTCCAGTGCGTCTTTCGTCTTCCTGGTGTAACGCGAGATTTCAAACGGCCAAACTATTGTCCCGCGAGATTTGGGCAAAAGGCGGGACACAAGTAAA CATCTCTGCAGGGCCCGGCGCTGAAGCCGCAGATCCTCCAACGTTCCGCCTCGTCGTCTCCGTTTCTGCCCGGTCGTCGGAGATGAACAGCGTCGGCGAAGCGTGTACCGACCTGAAGCGGGAGTACGACCAGTGTTTTAACCGCTGGTTCGCCGAGAAGTTCCTGAAGGGCGACCGCAGCGGTGACCCGTGCACCGACAGCTTCCGGAAGTACCAACACTGCGTGCAGAAGGCCATCAAGGAGAAGGACATACCGATCGAGGGGGTGGACTTCATGGGCCCCAACAAAGACAAACCCGAGGGCTGA
- the triap1 gene encoding TP53-regulated inhibitor of apoptosis 1 isoform X2, whose protein sequence is MFLSISAGPGAEAADPPTFRLVVSVSARSSEMNSVGEACTDLKREYDQCFNRWFAEKFLKGDRSGDPCTDSFRKYQHCVQKAIKEKDIPIEGVDFMGPNKDKPEG, encoded by the exons ATGTTTTTGAg CATCTCTGCAGGGCCCGGCGCTGAAGCCGCAGATCCTCCAACGTTCCGCCTCGTCGTCTCCGTTTCTGCCCGGTCGTCGGAGATGAACAGCGTCGGCGAAGCGTGTACCGACCTGAAGCGGGAGTACGACCAGTGTTTTAACCGCTGGTTCGCCGAGAAGTTCCTGAAGGGCGACCGCAGCGGTGACCCGTGCACCGACAGCTTCCGGAAGTACCAACACTGCGTGCAGAAGGCCATCAAGGAGAAGGACATACCGATCGAGGGGGTGGACTTCATGGGCCCCAACAAAGACAAACCCGAGGGCTGA